The following proteins are encoded in a genomic region of Coffea eugenioides isolate CCC68of chromosome 6, Ceug_1.0, whole genome shotgun sequence:
- the LOC113774371 gene encoding uncharacterized protein LOC113774371 — protein sequence MDIEEGGIQRKLQLQELEEIRNEAYENAVIYKEKNKIFHDQQISRRTFECGQKVLLYHSKLKLFPVEIQSLKTEKKFVMNGHRLKPYYEGFPTERVEMMHLEDSISLV from the exons ATGGATATTGAGGAGGGTGGAATCCAAAGAAAGTTACAGTTACAGGAGTTGGAGGAGATTCGCAATGAAGCCTATGAGAATGCGgtaatttataaggagaaaaataagatttttcatgaccaacagatcTCAAGGAGGACATTCGAGTGTGGGCAAAAAGTTCTACTATACCACTCCaaattgaaattatttccag tggagatccaAAGTTTGAAAACTGAGAAGAAATTTGTAATGAATGGTCACCGTCTCAAGCCATATTATGAAGGTTTTCCAACTGAACGGGTGGAGATGATGCACTTGGAGGACTCGATTAGCTTAGTTTAA
- the LOC113776345 gene encoding putative lipid-binding protein AIR1B, whose amino-acid sequence MVSKATTTSALFLAFNLTFFILVSACVHCAPPPPIAPPPEATCPTDVLELRTCANLLNLTGIVTGPRPKRPCCSLIAGLADLEAALCLCTAIKANILGIILNVDLALEILLNDCGKSRPSGYTCA is encoded by the coding sequence ATGGTTTCCAAGGCCACGACAACCTCAGCTCTCTTTCTTGCCTTTAACCTTACCTTTTTCATTCTGGTCAGTGCTTGTGTCCATTGCGCACCACCACCTCCTATTGCCCCACCTCCTGAAGCAACTTGCCCCACAGATGTCCTGGAATTGCGCACATGTGCTAATTTGCTGAATCTAACTGGGATCGTCACTGGACCTCGCCCAAAAAGACCTTGTTGCTCTCTCATTGCTGGCCTTGCTGACCTCGAGGCAGCTCTTTGCCTTTGCACTGCCATCAAAGCCAATATTTTGGGGATCATCCTTAATGTCGATCTTGCCCTTGAGATTCTTCTGAATGATTGTGGCAAGAGTCGTCCATCAGGGTACACATGTGCCTAA